One region of Alosa alosa isolate M-15738 ecotype Scorff River chromosome 1, AALO_Geno_1.1, whole genome shotgun sequence genomic DNA includes:
- the LOC125292466 gene encoding amyloid beta precursor protein binding family B member 2-like isoform X6, whose protein sequence is MTDLISDSLDMMSVCVQSSCNSSPSVDVANHNNDSPVSPPTSLSLRSSHNQLLSSELLKQGSSTPPKCRKKYALTSIQTAMGLGLGLDEAPANAPATEPTTESASNPKHAKNGANQLRKAAEQQDLNKNTDEHVAHKNGEAELNPDDPELSAELDSHMDLDSNTLSESVSSLEAADLNTTAEEEEEEDRISNASLAESEDLLILPELHKQDDDKKDVKKSPTLDRKSPSLDKDSPSVDKKSPSVDESRSLLEVDDVPEQEVTQPLLKQPRPPSLPKQPSSEETPLLSSSSSSSPEVKKDRPRTGAKTDCALNRIQSLAPSDEESSWTTLSQDSASLGSPEENDIWSEQACQTDPDLPPGWKKITDMAGIYYWHIPTGTTQWERPASKPTPPSAMPTCARTARKHSSSSLTPSPTPDQEAEVFFRDPSLRSGSTTSESSVEPVPVSDVELPTCGFVNSCYFPRSSSLHLMADQDQHPQTQHSQEKDLQAATVTPDPSLKEFEGATLRYASLKLRNPPPVEEEDSSSVNSDPEAKCFAVRSLGWVEMAEEDLAPGKSSVAVNNCIRQLSYCKNDIRDTVGIWGEGKDMYLALENNLLNLVDPMDRSVLHSQPIVSIRVWGVGRDNGRERDFAYVARDKDTRILKCHVFRCDTPAKAIATSLHEICSRIMAERKLAKAAVGGALHERQTGIDLPLAAEFPTPKTELVQKFQVLYLGVMQVARPIGMCMDILNDAIDSLMTASPRDTWSPVMLNVADATVTVIKDKEDEEVLVECRVRFLSFMGVGHDVHAFAFIMDTGNQHFECHAFWCEPNAGSVSEAVQAACMLRYQKCLVARPPSQRPCGAAPPPDSVSRRVSTSVKRGVLSLIDTLKQKRPLQEQPQ, encoded by the exons ATGACTGACCTGATATCAG ACTCCTTGGACATGATGtcggtgtgtgtgcagtcatccTGTAACTCCAGCCCCTCTGTGGATGTGGCCAATCACAACAATGACTCCCCGGTGAGCCCTCCCACCTCGCTGAGTCTGCGTTCCTCCCACAACCAGCTGCTGAGCAGCGAACTCCTGAAGCAGGGCTCGTCCACGCCCCCCAAGTGTCGCAAGAAGTACGCGCTCACCAGCATCCAGACCGCCATGGGCCTGGGCCTGGGTCTGGACGAAGCGCCAGCCAACGCCCCCGCCACTGAGCCCACCACTGAGTCCGCCTCCAACCCCAAACACGCAAAGAACGGAGCCAATCAGCTGCGCAAGGCTGCCGAGCAGCAAGACCTCAACAAGAACACCGACGAGCACGTCGCACACAAAAACGGCGAGGCCGAGCTCAACCCGGACGATCCGGAGCTCAGCGCCGAGCTGGACTCCCACATGGACCTGGACTCCAACACGCTGAGCGAGTCCGTGTCCAGCTTGGAGGCAGCAGACCTGAACACCacagcggaggaggaggaggaggaggaccgcATCTCCAATGCTTCGCTGGCCGAATCAGAGGACCTGCTCATCCTGCCCGAACTGCACAAGCAGGACGACGACAAAAAGGACGTGAAGAAGTCTCCAACGTTGGACAGGAAGTCACCTTCCCTGGACAAAGACTCACCCTCTGTGGACAAGAAGTCGCCCTCTGTGGACGAGAGCAGGAGCCTGCTGGAAGTGGATGATGTACCCGAACAGGAAGTGACTCAGCCTCTGTTGAAGCAGCCCCGCCCCCCGTCCCTGCCCAAGCAGCCCAGCTCTGAGGAGACGCCTCTGctctcgtcctcctcttcctcctccccggAGGTGAAGAAGGACCGGCCGCGCACAGGGGCCAAGACAGACTGTGCCCTCAACCGCATCCAGAGCCTGGCCCCCAGCGACGAGGAGTCCAGCTGGACCACACTCTCCCAGGACAGCGCCTCGCTGGGCTCTCCAGAGGAGAacg aTATCTGGAGTGAGCAGGCATGCCAGACAGACCCGGATCTCCCCCCAGGATGGAAGAAGATCACCGACATGGCGGGCATCTACTACTGGCACATCCCCACTGGCACCACCCAATGGGAGCGCCCCGCCTCCAAACCCACGCCCCCCAGTGCCATGCCCACCTGTGCTCGGACCGCACGCAAACACTCCTCCAGCTCCCTCACGCCCTCCCCCACACCAGACCAGGAG GCTGAGGTGTTCTTCAGAGATCCGTCTCTGCGCTCGGGCAGCACTACCTCCGAGAGCTCCGTGGAGCCCGTGCCTGTGTCAGACGTGGAGCTGCCCACCTGCGGATTTGTCAACAGCTGCTACTTT CCACGTTCCTCATCACTGCATCTCATGGCCGATCAAGATCAACACCCTCAGACACAACACTCCCAGGAAAAG GACCTGCAGGCAGCCACAGTCACCCCGGACCCCAGCCTCAAGGAGTTTGAGGGAGCGACCCTGCGCTACGCTTCCTTAAAGCTGAG AAACCCACCacctgtggaggaggaggactctAGCAGCGTCAACAGTGACCCCGAGGCCAAG tGTTTTGCGGTGCGATCCCTTGGATGGGTAGAAATGGCAGAGGAGGACCTGGCTCCAGGAAAAAGCAGCGTTGCTGTGAACAATTGCATCCGCCAGCTGTCCTACTGCAAGAATGACATCCGAGACACAGTGGGCATCTGGGGAGAG GGGAAGGATATGTACTTGGCGTTGGAGAACAACCTGTTGAACCTAGTGGACCCAATGGACCGCAGCGTTCTGCACTCGCAGCCCATCGTCAGCATccgtgtgtggggtgtgggccGCGACAACGGCAG AGAGAG GGATTTTGCGTATGTAGCACGAGACAAGGACACCCGTATTCTGAAATGTCATGTGTTCCGCTGTGACACACCTGCCAAAGCCATTGCCACCAGTCTACACGAGATCTGCTCCCGG atcaTGGCGGAGCGCAAGCTTGCAAAAGCAGCCGTGGGCGGAGCCCTGCATGAGCGACAGACAGGAATAGATCTCCCTCTTGCAG CTGAGTTCCCCACTCCAAAGACTGAACTTGTGCAGAAGTTCCAGGTTCTGTATCTAGGGGTGATGCAAGTGGCCAGACCCATTGGTATGT GTATGGACATTCTAAATGATGCCATAGACAGCCTGATGACAGCATCACCGCGTGACACCTGGAGCCCAGTCATGCTGAATGTAGCTGATGCCACTGTCACTGTCATTAAAGACAAG gaggatgaggaggtgcTGGTGGAGTGTCGTGTGCGCTTCCTCTCCTTCATGGGGGTTGGGCACGACGTCCACGCCTTCGCCTTCATCATGGACACGGGCAACCAGCACTTTGAGTGTCACGCATTCTGGTGTGAGCCCAACGCTGGGAGCGTGTCAGAGGCCGTGCAGGCAGCATGTATG cTGCGGTATCAGAAGTGTCTGGTGGCTCGTCCTCCGTCTCAGCGGCCGTGTGGAGCGGCGCCCCCTCCTGATTCGGTGTCGCGGCGCGTATCCACCAGCGTGAAGCGTGGCGTGCTCTCCCTCATCGACACGCTCAAGCAGAAGAGACCCCTGCAAGAGCAGCCCCAgtaa
- the LOC125292466 gene encoding amyloid beta precursor protein binding family B member 2-like isoform X5, whose translation MMSVCVQSSCNSSPSVDVANHNNDSPVSPPTSLSLRSSHNQLLSSELLKQGSSTPPKCRKKYALTSIQTAMGLGLGLDEAPANAPATEPTTESASNPKHAKNGANQLRKAAEQQDLNKNTDEHVAHKNGEAELNPDDPELSAELDSHMDLDSNTLSESVSSLEAADLNTTAEEEEEEDRISNASLAESEDLLILPELHKQDDDKKDVKKSPTLDRKSPSLDKDSPSVDKKSPSVDESRSLLEVDDVPEQEVTQPLLKQPRPPSLPKQPSSEETPLLSSSSSSSPEVKKDRPRTGAKTDCALNRIQSLAPSDEESSWTTLSQDSASLGSPEENDIWSEQACQTDPDLPPGWKKITDMAGIYYWHIPTGTTQWERPASKPTPPSAMPTCARTARKHSSSSLTPSPTPDQEAEVFFRDPSLRSGSTTSESSVEPVPVSDVELPTCGFVNSCYFPRSSSLHLMADQDQHPQTQHSQEKKQSWSEFALGTGGKIDSEIWKDLQAATVTPDPSLKEFEGATLRYASLKLRNPPPVEEEDSSSVNSDPEAKCFAVRSLGWVEMAEEDLAPGKSSVAVNNCIRQLSYCKNDIRDTVGIWGEGKDMYLALENNLLNLVDPMDRSVLHSQPIVSIRVWGVGRDNGRERDFAYVARDKDTRILKCHVFRCDTPAKAIATSLHEICSRIMAERKLAKAAVGGALHERQTGIDLPLAAEFPTPKTELVQKFQVLYLGVMQVARPIGMCMDILNDAIDSLMTASPRDTWSPVMLNVADATVTVIKDKEDEEVLVECRVRFLSFMGVGHDVHAFAFIMDTGNQHFECHAFWCEPNAGSVSEAVQAACMLRYQKCLVARPPSQRPCGAAPPPDSVSRRVSTSVKRGVLSLIDTLKQKRPLQEQPQ comes from the exons ATGATGtcggtgtgtgtgcagtcatccTGTAACTCCAGCCCCTCTGTGGATGTGGCCAATCACAACAATGACTCCCCGGTGAGCCCTCCCACCTCGCTGAGTCTGCGTTCCTCCCACAACCAGCTGCTGAGCAGCGAACTCCTGAAGCAGGGCTCGTCCACGCCCCCCAAGTGTCGCAAGAAGTACGCGCTCACCAGCATCCAGACCGCCATGGGCCTGGGCCTGGGTCTGGACGAAGCGCCAGCCAACGCCCCCGCCACTGAGCCCACCACTGAGTCCGCCTCCAACCCCAAACACGCAAAGAACGGAGCCAATCAGCTGCGCAAGGCTGCCGAGCAGCAAGACCTCAACAAGAACACCGACGAGCACGTCGCACACAAAAACGGCGAGGCCGAGCTCAACCCGGACGATCCGGAGCTCAGCGCCGAGCTGGACTCCCACATGGACCTGGACTCCAACACGCTGAGCGAGTCCGTGTCCAGCTTGGAGGCAGCAGACCTGAACACCacagcggaggaggaggaggaggaggaccgcATCTCCAATGCTTCGCTGGCCGAATCAGAGGACCTGCTCATCCTGCCCGAACTGCACAAGCAGGACGACGACAAAAAGGACGTGAAGAAGTCTCCAACGTTGGACAGGAAGTCACCTTCCCTGGACAAAGACTCACCCTCTGTGGACAAGAAGTCGCCCTCTGTGGACGAGAGCAGGAGCCTGCTGGAAGTGGATGATGTACCCGAACAGGAAGTGACTCAGCCTCTGTTGAAGCAGCCCCGCCCCCCGTCCCTGCCCAAGCAGCCCAGCTCTGAGGAGACGCCTCTGctctcgtcctcctcttcctcctccccggAGGTGAAGAAGGACCGGCCGCGCACAGGGGCCAAGACAGACTGTGCCCTCAACCGCATCCAGAGCCTGGCCCCCAGCGACGAGGAGTCCAGCTGGACCACACTCTCCCAGGACAGCGCCTCGCTGGGCTCTCCAGAGGAGAacg aTATCTGGAGTGAGCAGGCATGCCAGACAGACCCGGATCTCCCCCCAGGATGGAAGAAGATCACCGACATGGCGGGCATCTACTACTGGCACATCCCCACTGGCACCACCCAATGGGAGCGCCCCGCCTCCAAACCCACGCCCCCCAGTGCCATGCCCACCTGTGCTCGGACCGCACGCAAACACTCCTCCAGCTCCCTCACGCCCTCCCCCACACCAGACCAGGAG GCTGAGGTGTTCTTCAGAGATCCGTCTCTGCGCTCGGGCAGCACTACCTCCGAGAGCTCCGTGGAGCCCGTGCCTGTGTCAGACGTGGAGCTGCCCACCTGCGGATTTGTCAACAGCTGCTACTTT CCACGTTCCTCATCACTGCATCTCATGGCCGATCAAGATCAACACCCTCAGACACAACACTCCCAGGAAAAG AAACAGTCGTGGAGTGAGTTTGCTTTGGGCACAGGCGGAAAGATTGATAGTGAGATCTGGAAG GACCTGCAGGCAGCCACAGTCACCCCGGACCCCAGCCTCAAGGAGTTTGAGGGAGCGACCCTGCGCTACGCTTCCTTAAAGCTGAG AAACCCACCacctgtggaggaggaggactctAGCAGCGTCAACAGTGACCCCGAGGCCAAG tGTTTTGCGGTGCGATCCCTTGGATGGGTAGAAATGGCAGAGGAGGACCTGGCTCCAGGAAAAAGCAGCGTTGCTGTGAACAATTGCATCCGCCAGCTGTCCTACTGCAAGAATGACATCCGAGACACAGTGGGCATCTGGGGAGAG GGGAAGGATATGTACTTGGCGTTGGAGAACAACCTGTTGAACCTAGTGGACCCAATGGACCGCAGCGTTCTGCACTCGCAGCCCATCGTCAGCATccgtgtgtggggtgtgggccGCGACAACGGCAG AGAGAG GGATTTTGCGTATGTAGCACGAGACAAGGACACCCGTATTCTGAAATGTCATGTGTTCCGCTGTGACACACCTGCCAAAGCCATTGCCACCAGTCTACACGAGATCTGCTCCCGG atcaTGGCGGAGCGCAAGCTTGCAAAAGCAGCCGTGGGCGGAGCCCTGCATGAGCGACAGACAGGAATAGATCTCCCTCTTGCAG CTGAGTTCCCCACTCCAAAGACTGAACTTGTGCAGAAGTTCCAGGTTCTGTATCTAGGGGTGATGCAAGTGGCCAGACCCATTGGTATGT GTATGGACATTCTAAATGATGCCATAGACAGCCTGATGACAGCATCACCGCGTGACACCTGGAGCCCAGTCATGCTGAATGTAGCTGATGCCACTGTCACTGTCATTAAAGACAAG gaggatgaggaggtgcTGGTGGAGTGTCGTGTGCGCTTCCTCTCCTTCATGGGGGTTGGGCACGACGTCCACGCCTTCGCCTTCATCATGGACACGGGCAACCAGCACTTTGAGTGTCACGCATTCTGGTGTGAGCCCAACGCTGGGAGCGTGTCAGAGGCCGTGCAGGCAGCATGTATG cTGCGGTATCAGAAGTGTCTGGTGGCTCGTCCTCCGTCTCAGCGGCCGTGTGGAGCGGCGCCCCCTCCTGATTCGGTGTCGCGGCGCGTATCCACCAGCGTGAAGCGTGGCGTGCTCTCCCTCATCGACACGCTCAAGCAGAAGAGACCCCTGCAAGAGCAGCCCCAgtaa
- the LOC125292466 gene encoding amyloid beta precursor protein binding family B member 2-like isoform X4 — MTDLISDSLDMMSVCVQSSCNSSPSVDVANHNNDSPVSPPTSLSLRSSHNQLLSSELLKQGSSTPPKCRKKYALTSIQTAMGLGLGLDEAPANAPATEPTTESASNPKHAKNGANQLRKAAEQQDLNKNTDEHVAHKNGEAELNPDDPELSAELDSHMDLDSNTLSESVSSLEAADLNTTAEEEEEEDRISNASLAESEDLLILPELHKQDDDKKDVKKSPTLDRKSPSLDKDSPSVDKKSPSVDESRSLLEVDDVPEQEVTQPLLKQPRPPSLPKQPSSEETPLLSSSSSSSPEVKKDRPRTGAKTDCALNRIQSLAPSDEESSWTTLSQDSASLGSPEENDIWSEQACQTDPDLPPGWKKITDMAGIYYWHIPTGTTQWERPASKPTPPSAMPTCARTARKHSSSSLTPSPTPDQEAEVFFRDPSLRSGSTTSESSVEPVPVSDVELPTCGFVNSCYFPRSSSLHLMADQDQHPQTQHSQEKKQSWSEFALGTGGKIDSEIWKDLQAATVTPDPSLKEFEGATLRYASLKLRNPPPVEEEDSSSVNSDPEAKCFAVRSLGWVEMAEEDLAPGKSSVAVNNCIRQLSYCKNDIRDTVGIWGEGKDMYLALENNLLNLVDPMDRSVLHSQPIVSIRVWGVGRDNGRDFAYVARDKDTRILKCHVFRCDTPAKAIATSLHEICSRIMAERKLAKAAVGGALHERQTGIDLPLAAEFPTPKTELVQKFQVLYLGVMQVARPIGMDILNDAIDSLMTASPRDTWSPVMLNVADATVTVIKDKEDEEVLVECRVRFLSFMGVGHDVHAFAFIMDTGNQHFECHAFWCEPNAGSVSEAVQAACMLRYQKCLVARPPSQRPCGAAPPPDSVSRRVSTSVKRGVLSLIDTLKQKRPLQEQPQ, encoded by the exons ATGACTGACCTGATATCAG ACTCCTTGGACATGATGtcggtgtgtgtgcagtcatccTGTAACTCCAGCCCCTCTGTGGATGTGGCCAATCACAACAATGACTCCCCGGTGAGCCCTCCCACCTCGCTGAGTCTGCGTTCCTCCCACAACCAGCTGCTGAGCAGCGAACTCCTGAAGCAGGGCTCGTCCACGCCCCCCAAGTGTCGCAAGAAGTACGCGCTCACCAGCATCCAGACCGCCATGGGCCTGGGCCTGGGTCTGGACGAAGCGCCAGCCAACGCCCCCGCCACTGAGCCCACCACTGAGTCCGCCTCCAACCCCAAACACGCAAAGAACGGAGCCAATCAGCTGCGCAAGGCTGCCGAGCAGCAAGACCTCAACAAGAACACCGACGAGCACGTCGCACACAAAAACGGCGAGGCCGAGCTCAACCCGGACGATCCGGAGCTCAGCGCCGAGCTGGACTCCCACATGGACCTGGACTCCAACACGCTGAGCGAGTCCGTGTCCAGCTTGGAGGCAGCAGACCTGAACACCacagcggaggaggaggaggaggaggaccgcATCTCCAATGCTTCGCTGGCCGAATCAGAGGACCTGCTCATCCTGCCCGAACTGCACAAGCAGGACGACGACAAAAAGGACGTGAAGAAGTCTCCAACGTTGGACAGGAAGTCACCTTCCCTGGACAAAGACTCACCCTCTGTGGACAAGAAGTCGCCCTCTGTGGACGAGAGCAGGAGCCTGCTGGAAGTGGATGATGTACCCGAACAGGAAGTGACTCAGCCTCTGTTGAAGCAGCCCCGCCCCCCGTCCCTGCCCAAGCAGCCCAGCTCTGAGGAGACGCCTCTGctctcgtcctcctcttcctcctccccggAGGTGAAGAAGGACCGGCCGCGCACAGGGGCCAAGACAGACTGTGCCCTCAACCGCATCCAGAGCCTGGCCCCCAGCGACGAGGAGTCCAGCTGGACCACACTCTCCCAGGACAGCGCCTCGCTGGGCTCTCCAGAGGAGAacg aTATCTGGAGTGAGCAGGCATGCCAGACAGACCCGGATCTCCCCCCAGGATGGAAGAAGATCACCGACATGGCGGGCATCTACTACTGGCACATCCCCACTGGCACCACCCAATGGGAGCGCCCCGCCTCCAAACCCACGCCCCCCAGTGCCATGCCCACCTGTGCTCGGACCGCACGCAAACACTCCTCCAGCTCCCTCACGCCCTCCCCCACACCAGACCAGGAG GCTGAGGTGTTCTTCAGAGATCCGTCTCTGCGCTCGGGCAGCACTACCTCCGAGAGCTCCGTGGAGCCCGTGCCTGTGTCAGACGTGGAGCTGCCCACCTGCGGATTTGTCAACAGCTGCTACTTT CCACGTTCCTCATCACTGCATCTCATGGCCGATCAAGATCAACACCCTCAGACACAACACTCCCAGGAAAAG AAACAGTCGTGGAGTGAGTTTGCTTTGGGCACAGGCGGAAAGATTGATAGTGAGATCTGGAAG GACCTGCAGGCAGCCACAGTCACCCCGGACCCCAGCCTCAAGGAGTTTGAGGGAGCGACCCTGCGCTACGCTTCCTTAAAGCTGAG AAACCCACCacctgtggaggaggaggactctAGCAGCGTCAACAGTGACCCCGAGGCCAAG tGTTTTGCGGTGCGATCCCTTGGATGGGTAGAAATGGCAGAGGAGGACCTGGCTCCAGGAAAAAGCAGCGTTGCTGTGAACAATTGCATCCGCCAGCTGTCCTACTGCAAGAATGACATCCGAGACACAGTGGGCATCTGGGGAGAG GGGAAGGATATGTACTTGGCGTTGGAGAACAACCTGTTGAACCTAGTGGACCCAATGGACCGCAGCGTTCTGCACTCGCAGCCCATCGTCAGCATccgtgtgtggggtgtgggccGCGACAACGGCAG GGATTTTGCGTATGTAGCACGAGACAAGGACACCCGTATTCTGAAATGTCATGTGTTCCGCTGTGACACACCTGCCAAAGCCATTGCCACCAGTCTACACGAGATCTGCTCCCGG atcaTGGCGGAGCGCAAGCTTGCAAAAGCAGCCGTGGGCGGAGCCCTGCATGAGCGACAGACAGGAATAGATCTCCCTCTTGCAG CTGAGTTCCCCACTCCAAAGACTGAACTTGTGCAGAAGTTCCAGGTTCTGTATCTAGGGGTGATGCAAGTGGCCAGACCCATTG GTATGGACATTCTAAATGATGCCATAGACAGCCTGATGACAGCATCACCGCGTGACACCTGGAGCCCAGTCATGCTGAATGTAGCTGATGCCACTGTCACTGTCATTAAAGACAAG gaggatgaggaggtgcTGGTGGAGTGTCGTGTGCGCTTCCTCTCCTTCATGGGGGTTGGGCACGACGTCCACGCCTTCGCCTTCATCATGGACACGGGCAACCAGCACTTTGAGTGTCACGCATTCTGGTGTGAGCCCAACGCTGGGAGCGTGTCAGAGGCCGTGCAGGCAGCATGTATG cTGCGGTATCAGAAGTGTCTGGTGGCTCGTCCTCCGTCTCAGCGGCCGTGTGGAGCGGCGCCCCCTCCTGATTCGGTGTCGCGGCGCGTATCCACCAGCGTGAAGCGTGGCGTGCTCTCCCTCATCGACACGCTCAAGCAGAAGAGACCCCTGCAAGAGCAGCCCCAgtaa
- the LOC125292466 gene encoding amyloid beta precursor protein binding family B member 2-like isoform X2, translating into MTDLISDSLDMMSVCVQSSCNSSPSVDVANHNNDSPVSPPTSLSLRSSHNQLLSSELLKQGSSTPPKCRKKYALTSIQTAMGLGLGLDEAPANAPATEPTTESASNPKHAKNGANQLRKAAEQQDLNKNTDEHVAHKNGEAELNPDDPELSAELDSHMDLDSNTLSESVSSLEAADLNTTAEEEEEEDRISNASLAESEDLLILPELHKQDDDKKDVKKSPTLDRKSPSLDKDSPSVDKKSPSVDESRSLLEVDDVPEQEVTQPLLKQPRPPSLPKQPSSEETPLLSSSSSSSPEVKKDRPRTGAKTDCALNRIQSLAPSDEESSWTTLSQDSASLGSPEENDIWSEQACQTDPDLPPGWKKITDMAGIYYWHIPTGTTQWERPASKPTPPSAMPTCARTARKHSSSSLTPSPTPDQEAEVFFRDPSLRSGSTTSESSVEPVPVSDVELPTCGFVNSCYFPRSSSLHLMADQDQHPQTQHSQEKKQSWSEFALGTGGKIDSEIWKDLQAATVTPDPSLKEFEGATLRYASLKLRNPPPVEEEDSSSVNSDPEAKCFAVRSLGWVEMAEEDLAPGKSSVAVNNCIRQLSYCKNDIRDTVGIWGEGKDMYLALENNLLNLVDPMDRSVLHSQPIVSIRVWGVGRDNGRERDFAYVARDKDTRILKCHVFRCDTPAKAIATSLHEICSRIMAERKLAKAAVGGALHERQTGIDLPLAAEFPTPKTELVQKFQVLYLGVMQVARPIGMDILNDAIDSLMTASPRDTWSPVMLNVADATVTVIKDKEDEEVLVECRVRFLSFMGVGHDVHAFAFIMDTGNQHFECHAFWCEPNAGSVSEAVQAACMLRYQKCLVARPPSQRPCGAAPPPDSVSRRVSTSVKRGVLSLIDTLKQKRPLQEQPQ; encoded by the exons ATGACTGACCTGATATCAG ACTCCTTGGACATGATGtcggtgtgtgtgcagtcatccTGTAACTCCAGCCCCTCTGTGGATGTGGCCAATCACAACAATGACTCCCCGGTGAGCCCTCCCACCTCGCTGAGTCTGCGTTCCTCCCACAACCAGCTGCTGAGCAGCGAACTCCTGAAGCAGGGCTCGTCCACGCCCCCCAAGTGTCGCAAGAAGTACGCGCTCACCAGCATCCAGACCGCCATGGGCCTGGGCCTGGGTCTGGACGAAGCGCCAGCCAACGCCCCCGCCACTGAGCCCACCACTGAGTCCGCCTCCAACCCCAAACACGCAAAGAACGGAGCCAATCAGCTGCGCAAGGCTGCCGAGCAGCAAGACCTCAACAAGAACACCGACGAGCACGTCGCACACAAAAACGGCGAGGCCGAGCTCAACCCGGACGATCCGGAGCTCAGCGCCGAGCTGGACTCCCACATGGACCTGGACTCCAACACGCTGAGCGAGTCCGTGTCCAGCTTGGAGGCAGCAGACCTGAACACCacagcggaggaggaggaggaggaggaccgcATCTCCAATGCTTCGCTGGCCGAATCAGAGGACCTGCTCATCCTGCCCGAACTGCACAAGCAGGACGACGACAAAAAGGACGTGAAGAAGTCTCCAACGTTGGACAGGAAGTCACCTTCCCTGGACAAAGACTCACCCTCTGTGGACAAGAAGTCGCCCTCTGTGGACGAGAGCAGGAGCCTGCTGGAAGTGGATGATGTACCCGAACAGGAAGTGACTCAGCCTCTGTTGAAGCAGCCCCGCCCCCCGTCCCTGCCCAAGCAGCCCAGCTCTGAGGAGACGCCTCTGctctcgtcctcctcttcctcctccccggAGGTGAAGAAGGACCGGCCGCGCACAGGGGCCAAGACAGACTGTGCCCTCAACCGCATCCAGAGCCTGGCCCCCAGCGACGAGGAGTCCAGCTGGACCACACTCTCCCAGGACAGCGCCTCGCTGGGCTCTCCAGAGGAGAacg aTATCTGGAGTGAGCAGGCATGCCAGACAGACCCGGATCTCCCCCCAGGATGGAAGAAGATCACCGACATGGCGGGCATCTACTACTGGCACATCCCCACTGGCACCACCCAATGGGAGCGCCCCGCCTCCAAACCCACGCCCCCCAGTGCCATGCCCACCTGTGCTCGGACCGCACGCAAACACTCCTCCAGCTCCCTCACGCCCTCCCCCACACCAGACCAGGAG GCTGAGGTGTTCTTCAGAGATCCGTCTCTGCGCTCGGGCAGCACTACCTCCGAGAGCTCCGTGGAGCCCGTGCCTGTGTCAGACGTGGAGCTGCCCACCTGCGGATTTGTCAACAGCTGCTACTTT CCACGTTCCTCATCACTGCATCTCATGGCCGATCAAGATCAACACCCTCAGACACAACACTCCCAGGAAAAG AAACAGTCGTGGAGTGAGTTTGCTTTGGGCACAGGCGGAAAGATTGATAGTGAGATCTGGAAG GACCTGCAGGCAGCCACAGTCACCCCGGACCCCAGCCTCAAGGAGTTTGAGGGAGCGACCCTGCGCTACGCTTCCTTAAAGCTGAG AAACCCACCacctgtggaggaggaggactctAGCAGCGTCAACAGTGACCCCGAGGCCAAG tGTTTTGCGGTGCGATCCCTTGGATGGGTAGAAATGGCAGAGGAGGACCTGGCTCCAGGAAAAAGCAGCGTTGCTGTGAACAATTGCATCCGCCAGCTGTCCTACTGCAAGAATGACATCCGAGACACAGTGGGCATCTGGGGAGAG GGGAAGGATATGTACTTGGCGTTGGAGAACAACCTGTTGAACCTAGTGGACCCAATGGACCGCAGCGTTCTGCACTCGCAGCCCATCGTCAGCATccgtgtgtggggtgtgggccGCGACAACGGCAG AGAGAG GGATTTTGCGTATGTAGCACGAGACAAGGACACCCGTATTCTGAAATGTCATGTGTTCCGCTGTGACACACCTGCCAAAGCCATTGCCACCAGTCTACACGAGATCTGCTCCCGG atcaTGGCGGAGCGCAAGCTTGCAAAAGCAGCCGTGGGCGGAGCCCTGCATGAGCGACAGACAGGAATAGATCTCCCTCTTGCAG CTGAGTTCCCCACTCCAAAGACTGAACTTGTGCAGAAGTTCCAGGTTCTGTATCTAGGGGTGATGCAAGTGGCCAGACCCATTG GTATGGACATTCTAAATGATGCCATAGACAGCCTGATGACAGCATCACCGCGTGACACCTGGAGCCCAGTCATGCTGAATGTAGCTGATGCCACTGTCACTGTCATTAAAGACAAG gaggatgaggaggtgcTGGTGGAGTGTCGTGTGCGCTTCCTCTCCTTCATGGGGGTTGGGCACGACGTCCACGCCTTCGCCTTCATCATGGACACGGGCAACCAGCACTTTGAGTGTCACGCATTCTGGTGTGAGCCCAACGCTGGGAGCGTGTCAGAGGCCGTGCAGGCAGCATGTATG cTGCGGTATCAGAAGTGTCTGGTGGCTCGTCCTCCGTCTCAGCGGCCGTGTGGAGCGGCGCCCCCTCCTGATTCGGTGTCGCGGCGCGTATCCACCAGCGTGAAGCGTGGCGTGCTCTCCCTCATCGACACGCTCAAGCAGAAGAGACCCCTGCAAGAGCAGCCCCAgtaa